The proteins below are encoded in one region of Arenibacter algicola:
- a CDS encoding Hsp20/alpha crystallin family protein: MTLVKFKRRPFRNLMTQDFFDMDDFFDNRAWVRDMLPDSFWNGKRSEPALNIKETGDHFEIELAAPGFQKKDFEVTIDDGCLNIAAEKSQSKEEKEDKFTRREFSYNSFERSLQLPENVKQEEIKAAYKDGILSFNLAKKEEAKKAPPKKVQIG; the protein is encoded by the coding sequence ATGACACTTGTAAAATTTAAAAGAAGACCATTTAGAAACCTTATGACCCAAGATTTTTTTGATATGGACGATTTTTTCGATAATCGCGCTTGGGTAAGGGATATGCTACCTGACAGTTTCTGGAATGGGAAAAGGTCGGAGCCAGCCTTGAACATTAAGGAAACCGGTGACCATTTTGAGATAGAGCTTGCTGCTCCAGGTTTTCAAAAAAAGGACTTTGAGGTAACCATTGATGATGGATGCTTAAATATTGCTGCCGAGAAGTCGCAATCCAAAGAGGAAAAGGAGGACAAATTCACACGTAGGGAATTTAGCTATAATTCCTTTGAGCGATCGTTGCAACTACCGGAGAATGTTAAACAGGAAGAAATTAAGGCCGCCTACAAGGACGGTATCCTTAGCTTTAATCTAGCTAAGAAAGAGGAAGCTAAAAAAGCACCTCCAAAAAAAGTACAAATCGGATAG